A window of the Chlorocebus sabaeus isolate Y175 chromosome 8, mChlSab1.0.hap1, whole genome shotgun sequence genome harbors these coding sequences:
- the SLC52A2 gene encoding solute carrier family 52, riboflavin transporter, member 2 isoform X2 yields MAAPTPGRPVLTHLLVALFGMGSWAAVNGIWVELPVVVKELPEGWSLPSYVSVLVALGNLGLLVVTLWRRLAPGKGERVPIRVVQVLSMGLLVLLPPPSVPTGVLGSGLQVGAPGAEEEVEEASPLQEPPSQAAGTTPGPDPKAYQLLSAHSACLLGLLAATNALTNGVLPAVQSFSCLPYGRLAYHLAVVLGSAANPLACFLAMGVLCRSLAGLGGLSLLGVLFGGYLMALAVLSPCPPLVGTSAGVVLVVLSWVLCLGVFSYVKVAASSLLHGGGGPALLAAGVAIQVGSLLGAVAMFPPTSIYHVFHSRKDCADPCDS; encoded by the exons ATGGCAGCACCCACACCCGGCCGTCCGGTGCTGACCCACCTGCTGGTGGCTCTCTTTGGCATGGGCTCCTGGGCTGCGGTCAATGGGATCTGGGTGGAGCTACCTGTGGTGGTCAAAGAGCTTCCGGAGG GTTGGAGTCTCCCCTCCTACGTCTCTGTGCTTGTGGCGCTGGGGAACCTGGGTCTGCTGGTGGTGACCCTTTGGAGGCGGCTGGCCCCAGGAAAGGGCGAGCGGGTCCCCATCCGGGTGGTGCAGGTGCTGAGCATG GGTCTCCTGGTGCTGTTGCCACCACCATCTGTACCCACAGGGGTCTTAGGATCAGGCCTCCAGGTGGGAGCCCCAGGAGCAGAGGAAGAGGTGGAAGAGGCCTCACCATTGCAAGAGCCACCAAGCCAGGCAGCAGGCACCACCCCTGGTCCAGACCCTAAGGCCTATCAGCTTCTCTCAGCCCACAGTGCCTGCCTGCTGGGCCTGTTGGCCGCCACCAATGCACTGACCAACGGCGTGCTACCTGCTGTGCAGAGCTTTTCCTGCTTACCCTACGGGCGTCTGGCCTACCACCTGGCTGTGGTGCTGGGCAGTGCTGCCAATCCCCTGGCCTGCTTCCTGGCCATGGGTGTGCTGTGCAG ATCCTTGGCAGGGCTGGGCGGCCTCTCTCTGCTGGGCGTGCTCTTTGGGGGCTACCTGATGGCGCTGGCAGTCCTGAGCCCCTGCCCGCCCCTGGTGGGCACCTCGGCAGGGGTGGTCCTCGTG GTGCTGTCGTGGGTGCTGTGTCTTGGCGTTTTCTCCTACGTGAAGGTGGCAGCCAGCTCCCTGCTGCATGGCGGGGGCGGGCCGGCATTGCTGGCAGCCGGTGTGGCCATCCAGGTGGGCTCTCTGCTCGGCGCTGTTGCTATGTTCCCCCCCACCAGCATCTATCACGTGTTCCACAGCAGAAAGGACTGTGCAGACCCCTGTGACTCCTGA
- the SLC52A2 gene encoding solute carrier family 52, riboflavin transporter, member 2 isoform X3, producing the protein MAAPTPGRPVLTHLLVALFGMGSWAAVNGIWVELPVVVKELPEGWSLPSYVSVLVALGNLGLLVVTLWRRLAPGKGERVPIRVVQGLLVLLPPPSVPTGVLGSGLQVGAPGAEEEVEEASPLQEPPSQAAGTTPGPDPKAYQLLSAHSACLLGLLAATNALTNGVLPAVQSFSCLPYGRLAYHLAVVLGSAANPLACFLAMGVLCRSLAGLGGLSLLGVLFGGYLMALAVLSPCPPLVGTSAGVVLVVLSWVLCLGVFSYVKVAASSLLHGGGGPALLAAGVAIQVGSLLGAVAMFPPTSIYHVFHSRKDCADPCDS; encoded by the exons ATGGCAGCACCCACACCCGGCCGTCCGGTGCTGACCCACCTGCTGGTGGCTCTCTTTGGCATGGGCTCCTGGGCTGCGGTCAATGGGATCTGGGTGGAGCTACCTGTGGTGGTCAAAGAGCTTCCGGAGG GTTGGAGTCTCCCCTCCTACGTCTCTGTGCTTGTGGCGCTGGGGAACCTGGGTCTGCTGGTGGTGACCCTTTGGAGGCGGCTGGCCCCAGGAAAGGGCGAGCGGGTCCCCATCCGGGTGGTGCAG GGTCTCCTGGTGCTGTTGCCACCACCATCTGTACCCACAGGGGTCTTAGGATCAGGCCTCCAGGTGGGAGCCCCAGGAGCAGAGGAAGAGGTGGAAGAGGCCTCACCATTGCAAGAGCCACCAAGCCAGGCAGCAGGCACCACCCCTGGTCCAGACCCTAAGGCCTATCAGCTTCTCTCAGCCCACAGTGCCTGCCTGCTGGGCCTGTTGGCCGCCACCAATGCACTGACCAACGGCGTGCTACCTGCTGTGCAGAGCTTTTCCTGCTTACCCTACGGGCGTCTGGCCTACCACCTGGCTGTGGTGCTGGGCAGTGCTGCCAATCCCCTGGCCTGCTTCCTGGCCATGGGTGTGCTGTGCAG ATCCTTGGCAGGGCTGGGCGGCCTCTCTCTGCTGGGCGTGCTCTTTGGGGGCTACCTGATGGCGCTGGCAGTCCTGAGCCCCTGCCCGCCCCTGGTGGGCACCTCGGCAGGGGTGGTCCTCGTG GTGCTGTCGTGGGTGCTGTGTCTTGGCGTTTTCTCCTACGTGAAGGTGGCAGCCAGCTCCCTGCTGCATGGCGGGGGCGGGCCGGCATTGCTGGCAGCCGGTGTGGCCATCCAGGTGGGCTCTCTGCTCGGCGCTGTTGCTATGTTCCCCCCCACCAGCATCTATCACGTGTTCCACAGCAGAAAGGACTGTGCAGACCCCTGTGACTCCTGA
- the SLC52A2 gene encoding solute carrier family 52, riboflavin transporter, member 2 isoform X1, whose translation MAAPTPGRPVLTHLLVALFGMGSWAAVNGIWVELPVVVKELPEGWSLPSYVSVLVALGNLGLLVVTLWRRLAPGKGERVPIRVVQVLSMVGTALLAFLWHHVVLVAGQLHSVAFLALAFVLALACCASNVTFLPFLSHLPPRFLRSFFLGQGLSALLPCVLALVQGVGRFECPPAPINGTPGPPLDFPERFPASTFFWALTALLVTSAAAFQGLLVLLPPPSVPTGVLGSGLQVGAPGAEEEVEEASPLQEPPSQAAGTTPGPDPKAYQLLSAHSACLLGLLAATNALTNGVLPAVQSFSCLPYGRLAYHLAVVLGSAANPLACFLAMGVLCRSLAGLGGLSLLGVLFGGYLMALAVLSPCPPLVGTSAGVVLVVLSWVLCLGVFSYVKVAASSLLHGGGGPALLAAGVAIQVGSLLGAVAMFPPTSIYHVFHSRKDCADPCDS comes from the exons ATGGCAGCACCCACACCCGGCCGTCCGGTGCTGACCCACCTGCTGGTGGCTCTCTTTGGCATGGGCTCCTGGGCTGCGGTCAATGGGATCTGGGTGGAGCTACCTGTGGTGGTCAAAGAGCTTCCGGAGG GTTGGAGTCTCCCCTCCTACGTCTCTGTGCTTGTGGCGCTGGGGAACCTGGGTCTGCTGGTGGTGACCCTTTGGAGGCGGCTGGCCCCAGGAAAGGGCGAGCGGGTCCCCATCCGGGTGGTGCAGGTGCTGAGCATGGTGGGCACAGCTCTCCTGGCCTTTCTGTGGCACCACGTGGTCCTAGTGGCAGGACAGTTGCATTCTGTGGCCTTCTTAGCACTGGCCTTTGTGTTGGCGCTGGCATGCTGTGCCTCTAATGTCACTTTCCTGCCCTTCCTGAGCCACCTGCCACCTCGCTTCTTACGGTCATTCTTCCTGGGTCAAGGCCTGAGTGCCCTGCTGCCCTGCGTGCTGGCCCTAGTGCAGGGTGTGGGCCGCTTTGAGTGCCCGCCAGCCCCCATCAACGGCACCCCCGGCCCCCCACTCGACTTCCCTGAGCGTTTTCCCGCCAGCACCTTCTTCTGGGCACTGACTGCCCTTTTGGTCACTTCAGCTGCTGCCTTTCAGGGTCTCCTGGTGCTGTTGCCACCACCATCTGTACCCACAGGGGTCTTAGGATCAGGCCTCCAGGTGGGAGCCCCAGGAGCAGAGGAAGAGGTGGAAGAGGCCTCACCATTGCAAGAGCCACCAAGCCAGGCAGCAGGCACCACCCCTGGTCCAGACCCTAAGGCCTATCAGCTTCTCTCAGCCCACAGTGCCTGCCTGCTGGGCCTGTTGGCCGCCACCAATGCACTGACCAACGGCGTGCTACCTGCTGTGCAGAGCTTTTCCTGCTTACCCTACGGGCGTCTGGCCTACCACCTGGCTGTGGTGCTGGGCAGTGCTGCCAATCCCCTGGCCTGCTTCCTGGCCATGGGTGTGCTGTGCAG ATCCTTGGCAGGGCTGGGCGGCCTCTCTCTGCTGGGCGTGCTCTTTGGGGGCTACCTGATGGCGCTGGCAGTCCTGAGCCCCTGCCCGCCCCTGGTGGGCACCTCGGCAGGGGTGGTCCTCGTG GTGCTGTCGTGGGTGCTGTGTCTTGGCGTTTTCTCCTACGTGAAGGTGGCAGCCAGCTCCCTGCTGCATGGCGGGGGCGGGCCGGCATTGCTGGCAGCCGGTGTGGCCATCCAGGTGGGCTCTCTGCTCGGCGCTGTTGCTATGTTCCCCCCCACCAGCATCTATCACGTGTTCCACAGCAGAAAGGACTGTGCAGACCCCTGTGACTCCTGA